In the Methanothermobacter sp. K4 genome, CCAGGATATCACTGATTACCTTGGTGGACTGGAACCACTCCTCCCCTCCACCAAGGTTGAATTCAGGATAATAGGGGATGATGATGTCAGTACCAGGATGCAGAAACCCGCCCCCCACTACATCGCCGCCTTCTCAGAGGGATACATGGGGCGGCTTAATGTGGGCTTCATGCTACAGCAGATGGATCTGAAGCTCTCCTCCATGGGGATTGGAAGCTGCTGGCAGGGGATCCCCATGGTTAAGGGTCATGTGAAATCTGACCTTGAATTTATAATCCTGCTAGCCTTTGGGGTTGCAGCTGAACCGGTGCACAGGGAGCCATCAGAGTTTAAGAGGAAACCCCTCAGTGAGATAACAGATATTGTGGGGATGGATGATGTGCTTGAGGCTGTGCGCCTTGCACCATCCGCAGTTAACAACCAGCCCTGGTACCTCACGGGGGGTGATGGGATGATCCATGCATACTGCCGGGTTCAGAACCCGATTAAAAGGCGCCTTCTGGGGAGGTGGAACCCCATCGATATGGGAATAGCGCTGGCGCACCTCAAGATTTCACTTGAACATCACGGCTACACCAGTGAATTTGAAATCCTTAAAGCACCTGAAATTAAAAACTACACCTACACAGGAACATTCATCTATGGAGATTAAAAAGTGGATAACAAAATTTTGAAGGAATTCCTCAGGGATAAGGAATTAAAAAATCAGGAGTTTGTATTTGGCATTATAGTAAACATCATACTCCTCTATATTGTGAACAGTGTCATGAACTGGAACCTCTCATTCATAACAGAGTCCTTCAGGGGGCTGATACCCCTCTTTAATGTTGTGATCGCCGCCAATCTCATTGCAAATGCCGCACTTATAATATACAGGAAACAGTGGCTCTGGACCTTCACCCAGATCATTCTGAGTGCCCTTGGCTACCTCATGGTCTCATCACTTTACAGTGTCTTCCCATTCACCTTCAGGAACATCTATGTGTTCTACTCTGTCAAATTTGCACTCCTTGTCGCCATGGTCGTTATGGCTGTGGCTGTGTTTCTGCATGGACTGAAGTTTGTGCTGAAATTCATCCTGAAGGTCAAGCCATGAATCCCTACCAGAGATTCAGTCCAGGAATATCCTTGAAGCCGTGTTCATTGCGGAGCCCGCCCTGATCAGGGCTGCGACTGCAGCCGCCTCTTTGATTTCATCCTCCCCTATTCCCATTTTCAGGGCCTCTGCGGCGTGTTTCTCTGTGCAGGCGTCACATCTTACTGCAACAGCGCATGCGACCGCTATCAGCATCTTTTCACGCTCTGTGAGTTTACCCTCAGACATTACCACCTTTCTGAATTTCATGAATTTTTCAGCTATCTCAGGTGATCCTTCAAGGAATTTATCTGCTCCTGACCTCATGGTCCTTAACTTGGTATCCTAACCTAAATATTTTTCAGGGTATGGGTATCCCGGGGGGGCACCTTGAAGGGTTCCTTAGGTACCTCCTGAGTGCATCCTCTGTCTCTGTGAAGAGTTCATGCTTCATCCGGGAGGCCTCCTCATATGGGGAGTCTATGTCCATCCCCAGGACCTCATGGAAGAAGCACTCCAGGAGCATATGTTTTCTGAGGACCTCCCCTGCAGGTTCCCTCCCGGTATCTGCGAGTTCAGCCCCAAGGTATGGGTGGTAGACCACGAGTCCCATTTCATGGAGTTTCCTGAGCATCTGAGTTACACTGGCTGGTTTAACGTTTAGGTGTGCTGATAGATCCGATGTTCTCACTGTACCCATTTTCCGGATCCTGTATATTGTTTCAAGGTAATGCTATCTGTAAGTGCCAAAAAAGACACCAATTGAATATATATTCAAAACCTATTTAAGTTTCACAATCCATAATCCATCACAGGTGGTCATATGCTTGAGGTGCGCGTACATGAGATAAGGGGGTACTGCCCTGTATACAGGGAGGGTGACCGTATCATAATAAATGACCCTGAAATAGACATTGAAGAGACAGATGCGCTGTGCACACATGCCCTATCCACTATACTGCACTACACAACCATCCTGGAGAGGAAATGGTGTCCCGTGGAGCTGGGACTCACAGTTGAGGGTGACGAGGAGCACGCCTACATGCAGTGCGTTGACCCGGGTGAACCCTACACAGATGGGGGCACCGTCATATTCAGGGTGCGAAGGATTGAATGAGAGGATCGGTATGTTCTCAGACTGTCGCTTCGGACTTGTGAAGTACATGGGGCGTGAATACACATCAGACATTGTGGTCCACGTGGATGGAACAGTAACCCCCGGAGGAAGGAGATATCAAGGAGAAAACACGGAACCTCACACCTCATGGCAGAGGAGGAACTTGAGGAGCTTAAAGCTGAAAAGCCTGACTGTATAATCATAGGTTCAGGTGTCCACGGTGCCCTTGAAACCGAATTCAGATCTGCTGTGGTACTTCCAACATGTGAAGCCATAGAAAGGTACAATGATGAGAAGAGAAGGGGTAGAAGGGTTGCAGCCATAATCCACGTGACCTGCTAGTCAGTGAGCCCCTCAAGGTGCAGCCGCACCCAGTAATGCCGCAGAATCTCCCTACGCTCCCCCCAGTCAGGAATGTAATACTCAAGGATCCCCCAGAACCTCCTGCTGTGGTTCATCTCCAGCCTATGTGCAAGTTCATGGAGAACCACGTACTCCACCAGTTCATCAGGGAGGTATGAGAGTAGTGTGTTGAAGCTCAGGTTACCGCGGGAGCTGCAGCTACCCCACCTTGACCTCATCCCCCTGAACCTGACCCTCCCATACGTCACGCCAAGCTCATCTGAATAATGGTCAAGGAATCCCAGGACAAGGGATCTGAACTCATACTCACATCGTCTTTGAAGTTCAAAGCCGGATGCAACCCTCAGCATCTCCTCATGCTCATGTAGTTTTCTCTCGATCCAGTCCCTTTTGGATAGGAGGAGATCCTCTGGCTTTCCCCTGAAATCCTTTGGGAGTATGAGTCGTATGCTGTCGAATCTGAGTTCTATTCGTGGGTTCTCAACACTCCTGTATATAACCTCATACCTACTCCCGCTACCATCTATATTGAACATACTCATTTTATATCTCCTTCAGTTAAAAGAACGGCAAGTCCCGTTTCTTGAGATAATAAAGGTTCTAGTTTCATGTAATTGAGACAGAATATTATTATATCCCAATCAACAATATCACTCCTGGAGTGTTAAACATGAAGGTTCCAAGATGCATGAGTACACAGCATCCAGACAATGTGAACCCGCCGTTCTTTGCAGCAGAACCTGAACTCGGTGGTGAAGATGAAATCAGGGAGGCCTACTATGTATTCTCACACCTGGGGTGTGATGAGCAGATGTGGGACTGTGAGGGCAAGGAGGTTGACAACTACGTCGTTAAGAAGCTCCTCACAAAGTACCAGGCCTTCTTCCAGGATCATGTTCTGGGGGAGGACCTCAGGTTAACCCTGAGGGTCCCTAACCCCACGGTGGAGAGGGCCGAGGCCAAGATACTCCTGGAGACCCTTGAGAGCATACCGAGATCCTATGACACCGCAAGCCTCTTCTACGGAATGGAAGCAACCCCTGTATTCGAGGTCATACTACCCATGACCTCCTCCAGCAGCTGCCTCAACAGGATCCACAGCTACTACCGGGACTTTGTGAAGGGCAAGGAGAGGCTGCAGCTTGCAGATGGAGTAACAGTCAAGGAGTGGATCGGGGAGTTCAGACCCGATGAAATCAATGTTATACCCCTCTTTGAGGACCATGAGGGGATGCTCAACGCAGCCCGTATAACAGCCGAGTACCTTGAAGGTAAGGACCTCACAGGGCAGAGGGTCTTCCTTGCGAGATCCGACCCGGCAATGAACTACGGAATTATATCAGCCACAGTAATCAACAGGATAGCACTCAGAGACTTCAGGAACCTCGAGGAGGAGACCGGGGTTAAACTCTACCCGATCATAGGTATGGGGTCAGCCCCATTCAGGGGAAACCTCAGGCCGGATAATGTGAGGGACGTTACAGGGGAATACAGCGGTGCATACACCTTCACTGTCCAGTCATCCTTCAAGTACGACCATGAACCAGCAGAGGTCATAAAGGGGATAAGAGAGCTGAGATCAGCGAAACCAGGTAGGGCATCTGATATTGAGACTGAAAGTGCCCTTGAGATCATCTCAGACTACTGCCGGGAGTACCGGAGGCAGGTCATGGACCTGGTGGATATCATAAACAGGGTTGCAAGGTACGTCCCGGGCAGAAGGAAGAGGAAACTCCACATTGGACTCTTCGGATATGCCAGGAGTATGGGTAACGTTTCACTCCCAAGGGCAATAACATTCACCGCAGCCCTTTACTCCCTGGGAGTTCCACCTGAGCTTCTGGGCTTCAATGCACTGTCCTCTGGTGACATTGAATTCATAGAGGATGTCTACCCTGGCCTCAGGCGTGACCTTGGAGATGCCGCAAGGTACGCCAACCCTGACTCGCCATTCCTCAGCCCTGAGGTTAAATCTGCGGTTGAGGAGTACCTTGAACCTGAATATGATGAGGACCACAGGAGGGTCACTGATGAAATCATAAGGGCCCTCAGGGTTAACAGGACTGCCAACCTTCAGGAACTCATACTTGAGGCTGCAAGCCAGAGGAGATTCCTGGGGTAACCTCCCTTCTTTTTTTCAACCCCCACATTACAAAATATTAAAATAAAGGTTCTGGAGCAACTTCCCCCTTTTCAGCCCCCAGATTCCAAAATGTTAAAATAATTTAAGAAATATAATAAATTTGGGGGTTGTTTTATGGATAATGTTGAAAGACTTAAAATGATTGAAAGGTCCCCTATAAGCTTTGAGGGACTCCGTAAACTGAACATTGCGGCCGGGACACTGCACCTCCTGCAGGGTCTCCTGATGGTTGCACTGGGCTACCTTCTGACCTGGGACAGGGACATATACACCTTCTACCTGAAGTTCAAGGTCATATCCCTGAACCCACCGTCCTTCCAGGTGCTCCCGAACCCGGAGGTGGCTTTCACTGTGAGTTACCTGGGGGTGATACTCGCATCCTTCCTCCTGATCTCCGCGGTTGCACACTTCACCATAGCCTTCCTCAGGAATGAGAGTTACGTTGAGAACCTCAAGAGGGGGATGAACCCCTACCGCTGGTACGAGTATGCCTTCTCCAGTTCAATAATGATCGTCATACTGGCCACCTTTGTGGGTGTATGGGACCTCTGGTCACTTGTGATGATCTTTGTGCTGAATGCCTCAATGATAATGTTCGGTTACCTCATGGAGAAGATCAACCAGTACACCGAGAAGATCGACTGGTCACCCTACCTGCTTGGCTGTATAGCTGGTTTCACGCCCTGGATCGTCATTGCAGCATACTTTGTGGCGGCCCTTGGTTCATCAGAGACCCAGCCACCTGACTTCGTGTACCTTGCACTCCTACTCTACTTTGTGATGTTCAACACGTTCTCCATCAACATGCTGCTCCAGTACAAGGGTGTCGGTAAGTGGAGGGACTACCTCTACGGTGAGCGGGTGTACATCATACTGAGCCTCGTTGCCAAGACCATACTGGCCTGGCTGGTATTCATAGGGGTCTTCTCACCATTCTAATTATTGGACCAGCCATGCCAGGTCTTCCAACCATTCTAACTTTATTTTTTCAACCTCAAACAGAACCGCAAACTATTTATATGGCTTCCACTTAACACTTATCTTGCCGATATGAACTGTTTTTCACATACAGTCCCGTGGGGTAATGGCAATCCTGATGGACTCTGGATCCATCGATAGCGGTTCGACTCCGCTCGGGACTATCCCCCCAACCCCCCTTTATCGAAACCTATTTATTATGAACCTCACCACCTATTAACTGTCATAGTCCCGTGGGGTAGTGGTAATCCTGCTGGGCTTTGGACCCGGCGACAGCGGTTCGACTCCGCTCGGGACTATCAAATCAACTTATTCTGTGTCTGGAATGGAAGAACTCCTCATAATAGGCGTAAACACAAGACCCGTTGCTGAATCAGCCTTCAGGGCTGGTTACACTGTCTACTCTGCATCCTACTACTGCACACTGGACTTCCGTGGATACACAGAGAGGAGGTGCATCCTCCAGGAGCAGAGCGGTGAAAGCTGCGGCAGGTTCCAGGAGAACTTCACTACAGAGAAACTCCTTGAAGCAGCATCTGATTTTATAGAAAGGGCTGATGGCATAATACCCCTGACAGGGGCCCCTGGACTTCCAGAGGATAAGGTGCTGGGTAACCCACATGCAGACCACGTGGAGGACAAGTACCGCCTCTACCAGAGGATAAAGAACTCATACCCCACTCCAGAGACCCACCTCATCACTGACCCCCAGGAAGCACTGGAGATTGTATCCTGTGATGAGAAGAGGTACCTCATAAAGCCTGTGAGGGGTGCCGGGGGCTTCGGTGTCATGGATTTCCATGAGGCCAGTGGCGAGTTCCTGCTGCAGGAGTACATTGAGGGCGTACCTGTGAGTGCCTCGGTGCTATCAACGGGCTCCGAGGCAATGACCATCCTCACAAGCAGGCAGATCATCAAAAGGGACATCCCTGGATTTGAGGGCCAGTTCATCTACGCAGGTAACATGACACCGGGACCCCGTGGTGTGATTGAGGAGATGGCAGAGGACCTCATACTTGACCTCTCACTCAGGGGCTCCAATGGTGTTGACTTCATCATGCAGGGCTCTGATCTTTATGTTGTGGAGGTGAACCCCCGCATACAGGGGACATTTGAGTGTGCCGAGGCATCTCTGGGTATAAACATGGCTGAAGCCCATATAATGGCGTGTATGGGTGAGCTCATTGAAAAATCAGACCCTCTCAGGTATGCTGTTAAGAGGATACTCTATGCCCCCTCAAGGTGCATGGTGGGTGATATGAAAATCAGGGGGGTCCATGACATCCCATTCCCTGGTGCAATAGTTGAGGAGGGCGAGCCCCTCGTAACTGTGATGGCTGCAGATGAAAACCCTGAAAGGGCGCTTTCAGTTGCATCAATGAGGTGCTCCATGGTCAGAAAAAAACTGAAACCCCTCTAGCCACCAAACAGAAAAAATAGGGAACTCCTAAGGTGCTCCATGGTCAGAAAAACTGAAACCTAATTATATTATGCCGAGAAGCAGGAGTATCAGCATTATGGTGCCTATGGTGATGAGCACTGTGCTCAGAATCATGCCACCTGTCATTAAAAGGAAGAGTTTAGCCCTTCTATCCGGGTCCTTAAGGTACTCCTTAAGCGGATCCTTACTCATATCATCAACCTCCCTTAAAATTCCCTCACAAGGAATATGTACTGTGTTGCCGTTGGAAACCGTGCCCTCAGCACCCTGATCTCGGGCCTGTAAATGTAGATTTCATCCCCCTCATCGTTCCTCCCAAGAACCTCACTGACCACCTTAACCTCAACCTCACCTGCTATCCTTGCACCTGATGTATCCGATTCTATTTCAATGTAGATGGGTAACCTCAAACGGCGTGCCTCCTGGGGTGTCAGCATGTCCCTGAGCTCCTCGAGTTCAGCCCATTTGAACCTGTGCCTGGTACCATCAGAACCCAGGACGTGGGGTTTATCCTCCCCCAGGAGCTCCTCCAGGGTCTTTCTCCTGGAGGGGAGGTGCCTGTTGAGGTTGAAGATCTCCTTCTTTATGAGCCTGTCTGACCTGTCACCTCTCATCGTATAGGCTATGTTTTATATTCTATAAAAGATTAATATCTTAACTGGATGGAGGGTGGACCTTGGATATTGATATAGAGCAGTGCAGGGAAAATGATAAGATAAAGGAGATAATAAGCAGCAGCGGACTCCCTATAAAGTACATAAAACTTCTTCTGAGACTCTCCGATGGCATATACATAAATGGGGTTAACTACAACGTTAAGATCACAGATGATGGTGTTTCAATCCTCCTCATATCCTCCAAGCCCGAGAACAGGACAGGTGTATTCCGGACAGGTGCCCTTACCAACATATTCTACCGTATACGTGAAATTGAAAAGGAGAACGAGGAGATTGAAACCGAGACCCGTGTCAGTGACGGCCTGATAGAGGTAAGGATCCAGTTTGGCTGACGGGTGGTGGGTGATGGATCCAGATGAATACCAGAGCATCCTCATGGAACTTGCAGATTTCAGTGAAATCGACACATCAACCATAGCATCAACCAGGAAGTCCCTCATGGAACTCACTGAGAGGAGAGAACAGTTACTTGAGATCCAGAAGCGGATAAAGAGGGATATCCGGGGGACTGAACGCTACTACCTGGATCGGATGGCAGAGATAAGAAGTGAGGTTGAGGACCTCAAGGAGAACTCGTCCAGGTTTAAAAGGATAATAACAGGTAACCCTGCGGCTGCACAGGCAAAGGCCATGAGACAGCTCCAGAGAAACCGCGAAGCGCTTGTCGAGACATACAGGGGACTCCTTGAGTACACAGAGGAACTCCTTGAGTACACCGAGGACCTGATGATCGAACTCTATGATTCAATAAAGTCGTTTTTTGGATAAAGGATCCTTTTCACACCATAAGTCAGTAGATTGATAAAAAACCCTTTTAAAATCCCAGATAAAAAGATCCCTTTACCCTAGACCAAAAAACCCTTTTTTTAAAATTAAAAAAATATTTAGTGGGTTAGCTCAACAGGGAGGATTATGAGGACTCCCAGGAGGTCGTTCCTGCTTATCTTTCCATCCACTGCAGCCACAAAGGTCGCATGGTCAGCCTTACGGTCCATGCTTATTGGTAGGGGTGTCTCCTCCCCGGCCGCTATTGGATGACCCAGGGGGTTTGTGGCGTAGGCACACATGAAGACTATGTGATTTGCTGGTATGCTGATCTCCTTTATCTTCACGGGTTTTGCCTCGCCGGCCCTCACCTCAACATCCTCATCTGCAATGATGGCCCTGAGGTTGCCGTAGACCTCACCCATCTTAAAGTCCACGAGCTCCCTCTTATACCTCTCCTCGGCCTCACGGACCTGCCCGAGCCTTGTAAGTATCCTAACCATCACTCCATCTCCATGGATTTCTTGATCATCTTCAACCTGACGAAGTTCTCCCTCTCCATCTCCTCGAGCCTCATCTCAATGTACTTGACGGTGTTCTTGAGTCTCGGAATTATGATGTGTTCAAGGGCGTTGACCCTTCGCTTGGTTGACTCTATCTCACCGGCAAGGAGCCTTATGGTCTTCTCGATTTCACCGAGTTCTATTATGAGTGCCAGGGACTCCTCGAATTTACTGGCTGCCTCGTCAAGCTTGACCGATGTATCCACAAGACCATAGCCACGCTCAACCACAGTCCTCCTGGTTGAACGGGCATCCACAACAGGGACCACGACACCCATTATGCTCCTTGAGTCTATGTCAACCTCCACCGACTCCCTCACTGACATGGCGGCCCTCTCAACCGCGGCATCACCCATGAGTACCTGGGCCTCTGTGAGGTCCATGAAGGCCTCCCTGAGGTGCTCCTCCACCTTTTCACGGGAACCCTTAACCCTCTCAAGGATGTTGAAGAACTCCATAATAAGGGCGTTCCTCTTCTCCTTGAGGAGACTGTAACCCTTAACAGCGAGTTTCTCCCGCTGCTTGAGTTTCAGGAGCTCCATCCTTGTGGGGTTGATTCCCTCAATCATTTCCTGTGCCATCTGCTACCTCTCCTGAAAAAATATGTTGGGTGTTTATTCGGCACCCGGGAGGTACTTGGGTATGTGCTCCTCGCGGACCCTCTTGAGTTCGGACCTCGGGAGGAGTGACAGGAGCTCCCAGCCAAGGTTGAGGGTCTCCTCTATGGAGCGGTCCTCATCACGTGCCTGGGTGATGAAGCGTTTCTCGAATTCATCAGCGAATTTGAGGAACTTCCTGTCCCTCTCTGTGAGGGCCTCCTCACCCACAACAGCCATGAGGTCCCTTAAATCACGACCCTCAGCGTAGGCACTGTAGAGCTGATCAGAGACACCACTGTGGTCCTCACGTGTCCTTCCCTCGCCGATACCACCACTCATGAGCCTTGATAGTGATGGCAGCACATCCACAGGTGGGTATATACCCTTACGGTGGAGGTCACAGCTCAGCACTATCTGGCCCTCTGTGATGTAACCGGTGAGGTCAGGTATCGGGTGGGTGATGTCGTCCTGTGGCATCACAAGTATTGGCATCTGGGTGATTGACCCCTCCTTGCCAACTATACGGCCTGCCCTCTCATAGAGGCTTGCAAGGTCAGTGTACATGTAACCGGGGTAACCCCTTCGGCCGGGGACCTCCTCCCTTGCAGCTGATATCTCCCTGAGGGCCTCACAGTAGTTTGTAAGGTCGGTGAGGATAACAAGCACGTGCATGTCGTGTTCAAAGGCAAAGTATTCTGCTGTTGTCAGCGCCATCCTCGGGGTGATGATACGCTCAATGGCAGGGTCGTCTGCCAGGTTCATGAACACTGTAACCCTTTCAAGGGCGCCTGTCCTCTCGAAGTCCCTCATGAAGTAGTTTGCCTCTTCGTGGGTGATACCCATCGCTGCAAAGATAACCGCAAATTCGCTCTCCTCTGCAAGCACCTTCGCCTGCCTTGCGATCTGTGCGGCCAGTTCGTTGTGTGGAAGCCCTGAACCTGAGAATATCGGGAGTTTCTGACCCCTAACAAGGGTGTTCATCCCGTCTATGGTTGATATACCTGTCTGTATGAACTCCGCAGGGAACTCCCTTGCAGCGGGGTTCATTGGGCTACCGTTGATGTCGAGTTCCTTCTCAGGGATTATCTCAGGGCCGCCGTCTATTGGTTTCCCTGTACCGTCGAATATACGGCCCATCATGTCAAGGGATACGCCGATCTTGGCTGTTTCACCTGTGAACCTTATCTTTGTGGTCTCTGTGTTGAGGTCACTTGTACCCTCAAAGACCTGGACGACAGCCAGGTCCTCCTTTACCTCAAGGACCTGTCCCCTTCTCTTCTCACCTGTGGGTGTTTCAATCTCCACTATCTCACTGTAGGCAACCCCTTCAACACCCTCAACGATCATCAGAGGCCCTGAAACCTCTGTGACGGTGGTGTATTCTCGGGTTTTGATGTTAACGTTCATCTTCACACCTCACCACATTCCTTGACGATCCTTTCCTGGATCTCCTTGATTCTTGCCGGGAATTCGTCTTCAGGTATGTACTTCATACGCCCTATGTCCTCCTTGACGGGGAGGGCTATGATGTCCGCTGCTGGCGCACCCTTCTCAAGTGCTGCTGTTGCGTTCCTGTGGAACATTATGATTGTCCTTAGCATCTCAAACTGCTTTGATGGTGAGCAGTATGTGTCAACCTCATGGTAGGCGTTCTGCTGGAGGAAGTCCTCCCTTATCATCCTTGTTGTCTCCAGGGTTATCCTCTCCCTGTCTGGAAGTGCGTCGGGTCCCACAAGCTGGACGATCTCCTGGAGTTCTGCCTCCTTCTGGAGGAGTGCCATTGCCTCGTCCCTTGTGGCCCTCCATTCAGGGTCAACGTTTTTGGCCCACCATTCCTCGACGCTGTCAACGTAGAGTGAGTAGCTCTGGAGCCAGTCAATGGATGGGAAGTGACGCTTGTCTGCAAGGGATGCGTCAAGTGCCCAGAAAACCTTACAGATCCTGAGTGTGTTCTGTGTGACAGGCTCTGAGAGGTCCCCACCTGGTGGTGAAACCGCACCGACGACTGACACGGATGCAACCTTGTCCTCTGAACCCACGGTTGTAACCCTTCCTGCACGCTCATAGAACTGGGCGAGCCTGGATGCCAGGTACGCAGGGTATCCCTCTTCACCGGGCATCTCCTCGAGCCTTCCTGAGATCTCCCTCATGGCCTCTGCCCACCTTGATGTGGAGTCGGCCATGAGCGCAACATCGTATCCCATGTCCCTGAAGTACTCTGCTATGGTTATACTTGTGTACACACAGGCCTCCCTTGCAGCCACAGGCATGTTTGATGTGTTTGCTATGAGAACAGTCCTGTCCATGAGGGGGTTACCTGTCTTTGGGTCCTCCAGTTCAGGGAATTCCTTAAGGACCTCTGTCATCTCGTTACCCCTTTCACCGCATCCAACGTAGACGATTATGTCTGCGTCGGCCCATTTTGCAAGCTGCTGCTGGGTAACGGTTTTACCTGAACCGAATGGCCCTGGTATTGCTGCTGTACCGCCCTTGGCGACTGAGAAGAATGTGTCCTGTGCCCTCTGACCTGTTATGAGGGGGACGTCAGGGTCAAGTTTCCTTTTGTATGGTCGGCCCTTCCTCACAGGCCACTTCTGGAGCATCTGCACCTTAACGGTGCCCTTATCGGTTTCCACCTCTGCTATATCATCAAGGACCGTGTATTCGCCCTGGGGAACTATCCCTGTGAGTTTACCCTCAACGTTTGGTGGGATCATTATCTTGTGGGTTATTGAGGAGGTCTCCTCCACCTCACCGATTATGTCCCCACCCTTAACCATCTGACCCTCCCTGGCCAGTGGCTTGAAGGTCCATTTCTTATCCTTTGGGAGTGATGGTACATCCACTCCCCTCTCGATGTAGTCTCCGGTGAGTGCCTTGATATCCTCGAGGGGCCTCTGTATCCCATCGAAGATTGAACCCAGTATTCCAGGCCCGAGTTCCACTGATAGAGGGCCGCCTGTTCTCTCAACGGTCTCCCCAGGTTTTATACCTGCTGTTTCCTCGTAGACCTGGATTGTTGCTGTGTCACCCTCAAGTTCAATGATTTCTCCTATGAGCTTGTCTTCACCCACCTTGACCATTTCATACATCTGGGATCCTCTCATCCCCTCGGCGATGATAACAGGACCCGCTATTTTTATAATCCTTCCTTCCTGTGTCATTTTACCATCTCAACCCCAATAACTCTTTTAATAAGGTCCCTCAGTGGATCGGTTTCGCGTTCTGAGGGCCCTGTTTTATCAGGTATCTCTATTATCATTGGCAGTGCGCTTGAACTTGTGGTTTCCTCAATAAATTCCCTCAGTTCATCCCCAATCTTTTCTGTGACAATTATTATGGAGAAGCCTTCACCTATAAGGTTCCTTATGGTTTCCTCTGCCTCGTCAGGTGTTTCCACGATGTAGCCTTCCCTGACGCCTCCAAGTCTGAACCCTGTCACGGTGTCCCTGTCACCGACCACTGCAATATTTGAACTCATACCAACATCTCCTTAACCATTGATTCAGGGAACCCTGGCTCCCTCTTGCTTCTTGCTATGACCTTGAGGTTTCGCACCTCGGTTTCCTTCCTGCTGAGGAATCCTATCATTGGTCCCACCCCAAAGGGCTTCTTGAGTGCGAAGTTCCTGGCCATTCTGTTGAGGTTATCCTCAAGGACGCGCTCGAAGACCGCCACTGAACCTGTTGATGTGTACTCTGATAGTGCCTCTGATAGTATCTGTCCGTAGTCTG is a window encoding:
- a CDS encoding DUF22 domain-containing protein, translated to MVRILTRLGQVREAEERYKRELVDFKMGEVYGNLRAIIADEDVEVRAGEAKPVKIKEISIPANHIVFMCAYATNPLGHPIAAGEETPLPISMDRKADHATFVAAVDGKISRNDLLGVLIILPVELTH
- a CDS encoding ATP synthase subunit B → MNVNIKTREYTTVTEVSGPLMIVEGVEGVAYSEIVEIETPTGEKRRGQVLEVKEDLAVVQVFEGTSDLNTETTKIRFTGETAKIGVSLDMMGRIFDGTGKPIDGGPEIIPEKELDINGSPMNPAAREFPAEFIQTGISTIDGMNTLVRGQKLPIFSGSGLPHNELAAQIARQAKVLAEESEFAVIFAAMGITHEEANYFMRDFERTGALERVTVFMNLADDPAIERIITPRMALTTAEYFAFEHDMHVLVILTDLTNYCEALREISAAREEVPGRRGYPGYMYTDLASLYERAGRIVGKEGSITQMPILVMPQDDITHPIPDLTGYITEGQIVLSCDLHRKGIYPPVDVLPSLSRLMSGGIGEGRTREDHSGVSDQLYSAYAEGRDLRDLMAVVGEEALTERDRKFLKFADEFEKRFITQARDEDRSIEETLNLGWELLSLLPRSELKRVREEHIPKYLPGAE
- a CDS encoding V-type ATP synthase subunit D codes for the protein MAQEMIEGINPTRMELLKLKQREKLAVKGYSLLKEKRNALIMEFFNILERVKGSREKVEEHLREAFMDLTEAQVLMGDAAVERAAMSVRESVEVDIDSRSIMGVVVPVVDARSTRRTVVERGYGLVDTSVKLDEAASKFEESLALIIELGEIEKTIRLLAGEIESTKRRVNALEHIIIPRLKNTVKYIEMRLEEMERENFVRLKMIKKSMEME
- a CDS encoding V-type ATP synthase subunit F, with translation MSSNIAVVGDRDTVTGFRLGGVREGYIVETPDEAEETIRNLIGEGFSIIIVTEKIGDELREFIEETTSSSALPMIIEIPDKTGPSERETDPLRDLIKRVIGVEMVK
- a CDS encoding ATP synthase subunit A — protein: MTQEGRIIKIAGPVIIAEGMRGSQMYEMVKVGEDKLIGEIIELEGDTATIQVYEETAGIKPGETVERTGGPLSVELGPGILGSIFDGIQRPLEDIKALTGDYIERGVDVPSLPKDKKWTFKPLAREGQMVKGGDIIGEVEETSSITHKIMIPPNVEGKLTGIVPQGEYTVLDDIAEVETDKGTVKVQMLQKWPVRKGRPYKRKLDPDVPLITGQRAQDTFFSVAKGGTAAIPGPFGSGKTVTQQQLAKWADADIIVYVGCGERGNEMTEVLKEFPELEDPKTGNPLMDRTVLIANTSNMPVAAREACVYTSITIAEYFRDMGYDVALMADSTSRWAEAMREISGRLEEMPGEEGYPAYLASRLAQFYERAGRVTTVGSEDKVASVSVVGAVSPPGGDLSEPVTQNTLRICKVFWALDASLADKRHFPSIDWLQSYSLYVDSVEEWWAKNVDPEWRATRDEAMALLQKEAELQEIVQLVGPDALPDRERITLETTRMIREDFLQQNAYHEVDTYCSPSKQFEMLRTIIMFHRNATAALEKGAPAADIIALPVKEDIGRMKYIPEDEFPARIKEIQERIVKECGEV